A portion of the Shewanella sp. SNU WT4 genome contains these proteins:
- a CDS encoding S41 family peptidase, protein MAIVKAIILLICGAVLGVLSTLWHQGDAAPPVPATNTISEVINLVQTHYVDSLSEQQLIDAALQGIVSQLDPYSSYLSQPDLLLLEQSNKGEYFGFGFEVAADNKTDEIRILTPFYSSPAAHAGIEPGDIITHLFAEPVNAAKLNDFLAAIRRYSHQRQNIELSLNRQGTVVNVELAPNEIHIESVSVDMLKNNIGYVKITHFQEDTASKLEGFLQQWQLQTLTGVILDLRDNPGGLLDQAVQVADLLLDDGKIVSVQGRYFAANTAYFADEASIINGIPIVVLINHGSASAAEIVAAALQENRRALLMGETSFGKGTVQTVLPMASQLSAMKLTIANYLTPAGNKVHQQGIEPDIKINVNDILTAKNVDIIGNSSNNKEKQSDEILATAIHWFSASP, encoded by the coding sequence ATGGCAATAGTAAAGGCGATAATTCTGCTAATTTGCGGGGCGGTGCTAGGCGTACTGTCGACCCTTTGGCATCAAGGTGACGCAGCGCCGCCAGTCCCAGCAACTAACACAATAAGTGAAGTCATTAATCTGGTGCAAACTCATTATGTTGATAGCTTGAGTGAGCAGCAATTGATAGACGCGGCCCTGCAAGGCATAGTCAGCCAGCTCGACCCTTATTCAAGTTACTTATCCCAGCCAGATTTACTACTGTTAGAACAAAGCAATAAAGGCGAATATTTTGGTTTTGGCTTTGAAGTGGCTGCTGATAATAAAACCGATGAAATTCGTATACTTACCCCATTCTACTCTTCACCTGCGGCGCATGCAGGTATAGAGCCTGGCGACATCATCACACATCTATTTGCTGAACCAGTTAACGCCGCTAAGCTTAACGACTTCTTAGCAGCGATTCGCCGCTACAGCCATCAGCGGCAGAATATCGAATTGAGTTTAAATCGTCAGGGCACGGTCGTAAATGTTGAGCTAGCACCCAATGAAATTCACATTGAATCTGTGTCGGTTGATATGCTTAAAAATAATATCGGCTACGTAAAAATAACTCATTTTCAAGAAGATACCGCCAGTAAACTCGAAGGTTTTCTACAGCAATGGCAACTGCAAACATTAACTGGTGTCATACTCGATTTACGCGATAACCCCGGCGGCTTATTAGATCAAGCCGTACAAGTGGCTGATTTATTACTCGATGATGGCAAGATTGTTTCTGTCCAAGGGCGCTATTTTGCGGCTAATACAGCGTACTTTGCCGATGAGGCCAGCATAATTAACGGCATTCCCATAGTTGTACTCATCAATCATGGTTCAGCATCAGCAGCTGAAATTGTTGCAGCCGCCCTACAAGAAAATCGCCGCGCCTTACTCATGGGGGAAACTAGCTTTGGCAAAGGGACAGTGCAGACTGTCTTACCTATGGCATCACAACTTAGCGCCATGAAACTCACTATCGCTAATTATCTAACCCCTGCAGGCAACAAGGTTCATCAACAAGGAATAGAGCCCGACATAAAAATAAATGTTAATGATATATTAACAGCCAAGAATGTGGATATAATCGGCAATTCATCCAATAACAAAGAAAAACAATCAGATGAGATTTTGGCCACTGCAATCCATTGGTTTTCCGCTTCGCCGTAA
- a CDS encoding peptidoglycan DD-metalloendopeptidase family protein, with protein sequence MSFLPQLKACLIAGFLILSLPADASELSRRQAELKQIQQEINKQHNAVSKISKQREKLQSLLKQDEQAIATIARKANLTKQQLQTTKNQLEQLSSEFEQLNADQQKQQQTLSKQLSAAYLAGNHDYSKMLLNQQQPATIERMLAYYQYLNKARIKAIESLKNTQTQLEQVKAQQLSRQDELNKLILTQRQQQEQLADEQTQRKQTLSQLQQTLNTQGAQLEQLQLEEGSIKHLLKQAAEASKANPSMSGLAKQKGKLAWPVSGRVQASFGSQRSGNVSWKGVLLKAPEGRTVKAIASGKVIYADWLKGFGMVLVVDHGQGYMSLYGYAQALLKNPGDTVAKGDNVALVGQSGGQTEPGLYFEIRHKGQAVNPATYCRN encoded by the coding sequence GTGAGCTTTTTACCCCAATTAAAAGCCTGCCTTATCGCAGGCTTTTTGATCTTATCCTTGCCGGCTGATGCCAGCGAGCTCAGTCGTCGCCAGGCTGAACTCAAGCAGATCCAGCAAGAGATCAATAAGCAGCACAATGCTGTCTCGAAAATCAGTAAGCAGAGAGAAAAGCTGCAATCTTTACTGAAGCAAGACGAGCAAGCCATTGCGACTATCGCTCGCAAAGCTAACCTCACCAAGCAACAATTACAGACCACAAAAAATCAACTCGAGCAATTATCTAGTGAGTTTGAACAGCTAAACGCCGACCAGCAGAAACAACAACAAACGCTATCAAAACAACTGTCTGCGGCCTATTTAGCCGGTAATCACGATTACAGTAAAATGCTGCTCAATCAACAGCAACCCGCCACCATAGAAAGAATGCTGGCTTATTATCAATACCTCAATAAAGCCCGCATCAAGGCTATTGAATCGCTCAAAAACACGCAAACGCAACTCGAGCAAGTCAAAGCGCAGCAATTAAGCCGCCAGGATGAACTCAATAAGCTCATTTTGACTCAGCGCCAGCAGCAAGAACAATTGGCCGACGAGCAAACGCAAAGAAAACAAACATTAAGCCAGCTACAACAAACGCTCAATACTCAAGGCGCTCAGCTTGAACAGTTGCAGTTAGAAGAAGGCAGTATTAAGCATTTATTGAAGCAAGCCGCCGAAGCCAGCAAAGCTAATCCCAGCATGAGTGGTTTAGCCAAACAGAAAGGCAAATTAGCATGGCCAGTGTCCGGCAGAGTGCAGGCAAGTTTTGGCAGTCAACGCTCGGGCAATGTCAGCTGGAAAGGCGTGTTACTCAAAGCCCCCGAAGGGCGCACTGTCAAAGCTATTGCCTCAGGCAAAGTGATTTATGCCGATTGGTTAAAAGGCTTTGGCATGGTATTGGTGGTAGATCACGGTCAAGGCTATATGAGCCTATATGGTTATGCCCAAGCCTTGCTAAAAAACCCTGGTGATACAGTAGCCAAAGGGGACAATGTTGCCTTAGTCGGTCAATCCGGTGGACAAACCGAGCCTGGCCTATACTTTGAAATACGGCATAAGGGACAAGCCGTTAATCCGGCTACTTATTGTCGGAATTAA